A genomic stretch from Acidimicrobiales bacterium includes:
- a CDS encoding DUF2304 domain-containing protein, translating into MSTTAHLVFASVLVLTVLFIYSLVRQRVLKSKYALLWSLVAVALLPIAAVPSIVESVSDMLGIETPSNTILLAAVSLLFATTVHLTYELSRNEARTQDLAEEFALLRARLDLAASEEGTGV; encoded by the coding sequence ATGTCGACCACCGCGCACCTCGTCTTCGCCAGCGTCCTCGTCCTGACGGTCCTGTTCATCTACTCGCTGGTGCGTCAGCGGGTGTTGAAGAGCAAGTACGCGCTGTTGTGGTCGTTGGTCGCCGTGGCGCTGCTGCCGATCGCCGCGGTCCCGAGCATCGTCGAGTCGGTGTCCGACATGCTCGGCATCGAAACCCCGTCCAACACGATCCTGCTCGCGGCGGTCTCGCTGCTGTTCGCCACCACCGTGCACCTGACCTACGAGCTGTCACGCAACGAGGCCCGGACCCAGGACCTCGCCGAGGAGTTCGCCCTCCTCCGTGCCCGCCTCGACCTCGCCGCCTCCGAAGAAGGTACGGGTGTCTGA
- a CDS encoding methyltransferase domain-containing protein, with protein sequence MSTEIPEYGQDEMAHPLPRTSIVDRIPWLVEQCRGKRVIHVGFADAGFREEQGRAGSWLHGHLAEVATSLVGLDFDGPGVQAALDGGFVAHLVDCTDPDAVAALDLEPADVVLAGEVIEHLGAPGPFLEAMALLCAPGGTLIVTTPNAYGLVNVVANITRRVEVNHPDHVVMFTWRTLTQLMQREGWTPTGSVTYVPTVRDRGQRSRLEAVAVRSVLGLERMLGRLGRPYSADGLIVTARRAT encoded by the coding sequence GTGAGCACCGAGATTCCCGAGTACGGGCAAGACGAGATGGCCCACCCGCTGCCCCGCACATCGATCGTCGATCGCATCCCGTGGCTCGTCGAGCAGTGCCGGGGCAAGCGGGTCATCCACGTCGGGTTCGCCGATGCGGGGTTCCGCGAGGAGCAGGGTCGGGCCGGGAGCTGGCTCCACGGCCACCTCGCCGAGGTCGCGACCTCGCTCGTCGGGCTCGACTTCGACGGGCCCGGAGTCCAGGCCGCCCTCGACGGCGGGTTCGTCGCCCATCTCGTCGACTGCACCGACCCCGATGCCGTCGCCGCTCTCGACCTCGAGCCGGCCGACGTCGTCCTCGCCGGCGAGGTGATCGAGCATCTCGGCGCACCCGGTCCGTTCCTCGAGGCGATGGCCCTGCTCTGTGCCCCGGGCGGCACCCTGATCGTCACCACACCCAACGCCTACGGCCTCGTCAACGTCGTCGCCAACATCACCCGCCGGGTCGAGGTCAACCATCCCGACCATGTGGTGATGTTCACGTGGCGGACCCTCACCCAGCTCATGCAGCGCGAGGGATGGACACCGACGGGGAGCGTCACCTACGTCCCGACGGTGCGCGATCGCGGTCAACGATCGCGACTCGAAGCGGTCGCCGTGCGCTCGGTGCTCGGGCTCGAACGCATGCTCGGCCGCCTCGGCCGCCCCTACAGCGCCGACGGCCTCATCGTCACCGCCCGCCGCGCCACATGA
- a CDS encoding polysaccharide deacetylase family protein, whose protein sequence is MSPVVFTLDLEDHRPDDSAELRFPAVTDELLDDLEKWGVIGTVFVVGEVVRDHPDLVARVAARGHELGLHGATHTPLPDVGANTFRTATAEAMDRLAQAIQAPVQGFRAPIFSLVPESAWAPEILTELGFVYSSSVLPARNPLYGWPGAPDEPFRWPSGLIEIPSPTFGLGPATVPLLGGVYLRVAPAPLIRWAAKRSPSHAWLYSHPYDFDPDEERWLLPEVGRLGSRVMWWGRKGMKQRVRSVVAGTERRLIDVVHELGDLPTFTPECVT, encoded by the coding sequence ATGAGTCCGGTCGTCTTCACCCTCGATCTGGAGGACCACCGGCCCGACGACTCGGCCGAGCTGCGCTTCCCGGCGGTGACCGACGAACTCCTCGACGATCTCGAGAAGTGGGGCGTCATCGGCACCGTCTTCGTCGTCGGCGAGGTCGTGCGCGACCACCCCGACCTCGTCGCCCGCGTCGCTGCCCGCGGCCACGAGCTCGGACTCCACGGCGCGACACACACCCCGTTGCCCGACGTCGGGGCCAACACCTTTCGCACCGCGACCGCCGAGGCGATGGACCGACTCGCGCAGGCCATCCAGGCGCCCGTCCAGGGCTTCCGGGCGCCCATCTTCTCGCTCGTTCCCGAGTCCGCCTGGGCACCCGAGATCCTCACCGAGCTCGGCTTCGTCTACAGCTCGAGCGTCCTGCCCGCCCGCAACCCGCTCTACGGATGGCCGGGCGCACCCGACGAGCCGTTCCGCTGGCCGAGCGGTCTGATCGAGATCCCGTCGCCCACCTTCGGTCTGGGTCCGGCGACGGTTCCGCTCCTGGGCGGTGTCTATCTCCGTGTTGCACCGGCGCCGCTCATCCGCTGGGCCGCGAAGCGCTCGCCGAGCCATGCGTGGCTCTACTCCCACCCCTACGATTTCGATCCCGACGAAGAACGGTGGCTCCTCCCCGAGGTCGGCCGGCTCGGCAGTCGCGTGATGTGGTGGGGCCGCAAGGGCATGAAGCAGAGGGTGCGCAGCGTCGTTGCCGGCACCGAACGCCGACTGATCGATGTCGTCCACGAACTGGGCGACCTACCGACCTTCACCCCGGAGTGCGTCACGTGA